Proteins from a single region of Amblyomma americanum isolate KBUSLIRL-KWMA chromosome 10, ASM5285725v1, whole genome shotgun sequence:
- the LOC144107415 gene encoding kelch domain-containing protein 3-like, which produces MWTVRLNRILEGVCETAVTIQGKVYSFDSFDICYPDSDEISGYLIDVCTFNPTSYRWNLIHTQSFLEEVPVNIMGRGVVAYGHCAYLSGGESLSPVGFYRFDTVSMTWSRPGVCGQVPRADIHHSACVVGQRMYIFGGFHRDSSEFVHFLDLETLEWHRVPTSGVAPDGRCWHTTTTIGTRMYVWGGNLDGSQPNVRYDNSLYYLETTTATWVRPQVQGVAPEGRECHAAFVYDRELYIYGGYNELLNTHYTDMHKYDVEKSRWTKVTPTGSGPSARHSASCSVLGERVLVFGGFGPPPILEEEEYLEDIYEEEVELTDLHVLHLAPTLQNLCMLAVIDADLDTGKLPEFIIKKINTFRSGQS; this is translated from the coding sequence ATGTGGACGGTGCGGCTAAACCGTATTCTGGAAGGTGTCTGCGAAACGGCTGTCACCATCCAAGGGAAGGTTTACTCGTTCGACTCTTTCGACATCTGCTACCCGGACAGTGATGAAATCTCGGGCTACCTCATCGACGTGTGCACCTTCAACCCTACATCGTACCGCTGGAATCTCATACATACTCAGTCATTTCTCGAAGAGGTGCCGGTTAACATTATGGGCCGCGGTGTTGTAGCCTACGGCCACTGCGCCTACTTGTCGGGCGGAGAAAGCTTAAGCCCAGTCGGCTTCTACCGCTTCGATACCGTTTCCATGACATGGAGTCGCCCGGGGGTGTGCGGCCAAGTGCCGAGAGCGGACATCCACCACTCGGCGTGCGTGGTTGGTCAGCGAATGTACATTTTTGGAGGTTTCCACAGAGATTCatcggaatttgtgcactttCTGGACCTCGAGACCCTAGAGTGGCATCGTGTCCCGACCAGCGGCGTGGCCCCAGATGGGCGTTGTTGGCACACGACGACCACTATCGGAACCCGCATGTACGTTTGGGGTGGCAACCTTGACGGCTCACAGCCCAACGTGCGTTATGACAATTCCTTATATTATCTGGAAACGACCACTGCGACGTGGGTGCGCCCACAGGTGCAAGGCGTGGCCCCGGAGGGACGCGAGTGTCACGCTGCCTTCGTGTACGATAGGGAGCTGTACATCTATGGTGGTTACAACGAACTGTTGAACACCCACTACACAGATATGCACAAGTATGACGTTGAAAAGTCGCGCTGGACTAAAGTGACGCCAACTGGATCAGGCCCGTCTGCAAGACACTCGGCCTCCTGCAGTGTGCTCGGAGAAAGGGTGTTGGTCTTCGGTGGTTTCGGACCACCACCCATCCTGGAGGAGGAAGAGTATCTGGAGGACATTTACGAGGAGGAAGTGGAGCTGACGGATTTACACGTGTTGCACTTAGCACCGACGCTGCAAAACCTGTGCATGCTTGCTGTTATCGATGCGGATCTGGATACGGGCAAGTTGCCAGAATTTATTATAAAGAAGATCAACACCTTCAGATCAGGGCAATCTTAA
- the LOC144107418 gene encoding kelch domain-containing protein 3-like, with translation MWTVRVNGIPERLNDKAFTVSGKTYSFDSCSYSRSDNDESSGYNLDVYTFDHASYRWDMRKTRLLPRDGPILIFGRSVVAYGHCAYLWGGWHDSPGMNGLRRFDPVSMTWSRPQERGDVPRSQISHSACVLGHRMYIFGGFDRNSLNIVRFLDLETLEWHRVPTSGEAPARRYCHTASAIGTRMYVWGGNLGSSQPNERYDNSLYYLETTTATWVRPQVQGVAPEGRECHAGFVYDRELYIFGGYNRLLNTHYKDMHKYDVEKSRWTKMTPTGSGPSARHSPCCSVLGERVLIFGGFGPAPILEEEEEMTDLHVLHLAPTLQNLCILAVIDADLDMSQLPDLIIKEISTIRSGQS, from the coding sequence ATGTGGACGGTGAGGGTGAATGGCATTCCAGAACGCCTCAACGACAAGGCTTTCACTGTCAGCGGGAAGACCTACTCGTTCGACTCTTGCAGCTACAGTCGTTCGGACAATGATGAAAGCTCAGGCTACAACCTGGACGTGTACACCTTCGACCACGCATCGTACCGGTGGGATATGCGGAAGACTCGGTTGCTCCCCAGAGATGGGCCGATTCTCATATTTGGCCGCAGCGTTGTAGCCTACGGCCACTGCGCCTACCTGTGGGGCGGATGGCACGACAGCCCAGGGATGAACGGCCTACGTCGCTTCGATCCCGTTTCCATGACATGGAGTCGTCCGCAGGAGCGCGGCGATGTGCCGAGATCGCAGATCAGCCACTCGGCGTGTGTGCTGGGTCACCGGATGTACATATTTGGAGGCTTCGACAGGAATTCATTGAATATTGTACGTTTTCTGGACCTGGAGACACTGGAGTGGCATCGCGTCCCGACCAGCGGAGAGGCCCCGGCTAGGCGCTACTGCCACACGGCGTCCGCTATCGGAACCCGCATGTACGTTTGGGGTGGCAACCTTGGCAGCTCACAGCCCAACGAGCGTTACGACAATTCCTTATATTATCTGGAAACGACCACTGCAACATGGGTGCGCCCACAGGTGCAAGGCGTGGCCCCGGAGGGACGCGAGTGTCACGCTGGCTTCGTGTACGATAGGGAGCTGTACATCTTTGGTGGTTACAACAGACTGCTGAACACCCACTACAAAGATATGCACAAGTATGACGTTGAAAAGTCGCGCTGGACTAAAATGACGCCAACTGGATCAGGCCCGTCTGCGAGGCACTCGCCCTGCTGCAGTGTGCTCGGAGAAAGGGTGTTGATCTTCGGTGGTTTCGGACCTGCACCCATCcttgaggaggaagaggagatGACTGATCTGCACGTGTTGCACTTAGCACCGACGCTGCAGAACCTTTGTATTCTTGCAGTTATTGATGCGGATCTGGATATGAGCCAGTTGCCAGATTTGATTATAAAGGAGATCAGCACCATTAGATCAGGGCAATCTTAA